From the genome of Aspergillus chevalieri M1 DNA, chromosome 8, nearly complete sequence, one region includes:
- a CDS encoding uncharacterized protein (COG:S;~EggNog:ENOG410PNGJ;~TransMembrane:7 (o12-33i54-75o95-117i129-149o173-199i211-231o243-272i)), with protein MTQFSVENPTDAIHTITLVTQYLCIPIVSFFVLMRFGIRTWYKQPFTVEDGACYVAWVLFMAYCAVAIVMAQNGAGYHILDITDEQAIQFRKWSYIATVIYCPMALIVKIALLAILIRIFGPYKTKVTLIYVFLGALCIYYIIAEVIKIRMCDPVPAFWLGPTGPGVKCFDQAAALIADSVISVVSDLIILIVPLPLTWSLQMSRNKKLRVMGMLSAGGLATAFSIYRLVLVVKDGQSIDQTIVFTCVVLSGNAEGGVGLICACLPAVNIVIAKLRKYGSSHNRSYGHQDSSVPLSKMRMGASKGQSKASKNDPEGTLTDYGNDQSHLISYAGSAQGGGGIHKTIDVSQTVEMLEERDERNYSSHSQSP; from the exons ATGACACAATTCTCCGTTGAGAACCCGACCGACGCCATTCACACGATCACCCTTGTCACGCAGTACTTATGTATCCCTATCGTCTCCTTCTTCGTGTTGATGCGGTTTGGCATCCGGACGTGGTACAAGCAGCCCTTCACTGTTGAAGATG GTGCCTGTTACGTCGCATGGGTATTGTTCATGGCCTATTGTGCCGTTGCCATCGTCA TGGCCCAAAACGGTGCTGGGTATCACATCCTCGACATCACCGACGAGCAAGCCATCCAATTCCGTAAATGGTCCTACATCGCCACCGTTATCTACTGTCCCATGGCCTTAATCGTCAAAATCGCCCTCCTCGCCATTCTCATCCGTATCTTCGGCCCCTACAAAACCAAAGTCACCCTCATCTATGTCTTCCTCGGCGCCCTTTGTATCTACTACATCATCGCCGAAGTCATCAAGATCCGCATGTGCGATCCCGTCCCAGCATTCTGGCTAGGCCCGACCGGCCCGGGCGTGAAATGCTTCGACCAAGCTGCCGCCCTCATCGCAGACTCAGTGATCAGTGTCGTTAGCGATTtaatcatcctcatcgtcccGCTGCCCCTGACATGGTCACTGCAGATGTCGCGCAACAAGAAGCTGCGTGTCATGGGTATGTTATCTGCAGGAGGCTTAGCCACAGCATTCAGTATCTACCGGCTCGTTCTCGTCGTCAAGGACGGCCAATCGATAGATCAAACAATCGTCTTCACCTGCGTCGTGCTCTCCGGTAACGCGGAAGGCGGCGTCGGACTCATCTGCGCGTGCTTACCAGCCGTCAACATCGTGATCGCCAAGCTCCGCAAATACGGCAGCTCGCATAACCGCTCGTACGGACACCAGGACTCGAGTGTGCCGCTGAGCAAGATGCGCATGGGCGCGAGCAAGGGCCAGTCCAAGGCGTCGAAGAATGATCCAGAGGGCACCCTGACTGACTACGGGAATGACCAAAGCCATCTCATTTCGTATGCAGGGTCTGCGCAGGGTGGCGGGGGCATTCATAAGACGATTGATGTGTCGCAGACggtggagatgttggaaGAGCGTGATGAGAGGAATTACTCGAGTCATAGTCAAAGTCCATAG
- a CDS encoding uncharacterized protein (COG:I;~EggNog:ENOG410PKCX;~InterPro:IPR001753,IPR018376,IPR029045;~PFAM:PF00378,PF16113;~go_function: GO:0003824 - catalytic activity [Evidence IEA]), producing MTPPSSNHFILSFPKPHVLLVTINRPKQRNSIPSDAHWDAHTIFSWFDNEPSLLVAIITGAGDKAFCAGQDLTEQSQNATAKREKGGTQQLHHPPTGFLGLSQRKGKKPVLAAVNGFALGGGFETCLNCDMIVASPTATFGLPEITVGLYAAAGGLPRLAQITGLPLASELALTARRLSAQEALDYRLINRISASPVEECVKLAEAMGKFSPDAVIVTRQGLREAWETGSVEEAGRRTKQEYGEKLFRGENFRIGVQAFAKKEKPRWVASKL from the exons ATGACACCACCATCGAGCAACCActtcatcctctccttccccAAACCTCACGTCCTCCTCGTTACCATCAACCGCCCCAAACAACGCAACTCTATCCCCTCCGACGCCCACTGGGACGCccacaccatcttctcctggTTCGACAACGAGCCATCCCTCCTCGTCGCCATCATCACCGGTGCCGGCGACAAAGCGTTCTGCGCGGGCCAAGACCTCACCGAACAGAGCCAAAATGCGACCGCAAAGCGCGAAAAGGGAGGAACACAACAACTGCACCACCCGCCTACAGGGTTCCTCGGGCTGAGTCAAAGAAAGGGGAAGAAGCCGGTGCTCGCGGCTGTGAATGGATTTGCATTGGGTGGCGGGTTTGAAACATGCTTGAACTG TGACATGATAGTAGCATCCCCTACCGCAACCTTCGGTCTCCCTGAAATCACCGTGGGCCTATACGCGGCTGCCGGCGGCCTTCCCCGTCTCGCGCAAATCACCGGCCTCCCGCTCGCCTCTGAACTAGCACTAACCGCCCGCCGACTATCAGCCCAGGAAGCCCTTGATTATCGACTAATCAACCGGATCTCGGCAAGCCCCGTGGAAGAATGCGTGAAGCTAGCGGAGGCGATGGGGAAATTCTCGCCAGACGCGGTTATCGTGACTCGGCAGGGGCTGAGGGAGGCTTGGGAGACGGGGAGTGTGGAGGAGGCGGGGAGGAGGACGAAGCAGGAGTATGGGGAGAAGTTGTTTAGGGGGGAGAATTTTCGGATTGGGGTGCAGGCGTTTgcgaagaaggagaagccgAGGTGGGTGGCTTCGAAGTTGTGA
- a CDS encoding uncharacterized protein (COG:I;~EggNog:ENOG410PHNP;~InterPro:IPR016039,IPR040771;~PFAM:PF18313;~go_function: GO:0016746 - transferase activity, transferring acyl groups [Evidence IEA]), whose product MPTPIIIGVADIKNRTNNAKEPAQLMLEAINAAIHDTGPSATLTSSIDSLSAVRTWTWPYDNLPALLAKRLGIQPKHTHYPDYHGGNQPAKLLDEAALRISNGESRVAVITGGEALESLATCMKKKSPPKWTPPSQAVDSIFSPTTARVAEDNIGTRHSVGAPIHVYPLYENGFRAYRGQSIADNHVESTKLYAQFSEVSSQHPYSWNYGRKDSEEKIGTVSPKNRMICFPYPLLMNAFNIVNLAAACVLTSVEYARELGIPEDKWIYPRAGAGYCDADHFWNRPNFHTSPAISKSLDHSLASSGLTADDIDIFDFYSCFPIVPKLACHHLGLPIDSRKPITVLGGLTSFGGAGNNYSMHAITEITRQLRSGKGRHGLVLANGGVLSYQHAVCLSTLPGNDAYPNGTRLVDADPSPSVDETANGSAVIETYTVDFNRDNTPARAYVIGRLENGHRFLANHGDAQTLAQMASWTEESIGKTGLVKTEHGRNLFFLQRASL is encoded by the exons ATGCCAACCCCCATCATAATCGGTGTAGCAGATATCAAAAACCGCACCAACAATGCCAAAGAGCCTGCCCAGTTGATGCTTGAGGCCATCAACGCCGCCATCCACGACACGGGCCCTTCGGCAACACTAACATCCAGCATTGACAGCCTCTCTGCCGTCCGCACCTGGACCTGGCCATACGATAATCTGCCCGCCCTGCTCGCTAAGCGACTCGGCATCCAGCCAAAGCACACGCATTACCCGGATTATCACGGGGGTAATCAACCCGCCAAATTACTGGATGAAGCGGCACTCCGGATTTCAAACGGGGAGAGCAGGGTCGCTGTTATTACTGGCGGAGAGGCATTGGAATCGC TGGCCACGTGCATGAAAAAGAAGTCGCCCCCGAAATGGACACCTCCTTCGCAGGCAGTGGACAGTATTTTCTCCCCGACAACAGCACGCGTGGCTGAAGATAACATCGGTACTCGTCACTCCGTGGGTGCCCCAATTCACGTCTATCCATTGTATGAGAATGGATTCCGTGCGTACCGGGGGCAGTCGATTGCGGATAACCATGTCGAATCGACTAAGCTCTACGCGCAGTTTAGCGAGGTGTCTTCTCAGCATCCGTATTCGTGGAATTATGGGAGGAAGGATAGTGAGGAAAAGATTGGGACTGTTTCACCGAAGAATCGGATGATTTGTTTTCCTT ACCCGTTGTTGATGAACGCGTTCAACATCGTCAATCTGGCTGCTGCGTGTGTCCTCACTTCGGTCGAGTATGCCCGTGAACTAGGCATCCCGGAGGACAAATGGATCTATCCTCGCGCCGGCGCTGGATATTGCGATGCTGATCACT TCTGGAACCGTCCGAACTTTCACACAAGTCCGGCCATCTCTAAGTCCCTTGACCACAGTCTTGCTTCATCAGGATTGACAGCAGATGACATCGACATATTCGACTTCTACTCGTGCTTCCCTATCGTCCCGAAACTGGCCTGTCATCATCTCGGACTGCCGATTGACTCGCGTAAACCCATCACTGTCCTCGGTGGACTGACTTCGTTCGGTGGTGCTGGGAATAACTATTCCATGCAT GCCATAACCGAAATAACCCGCCAGCTACGCTCTGGGAAAGGCCGGCATGGCTTAGTCCTCGCCAACGGTGGTGTCCTCTCTTACCAACATGCCGTGTGTCTATCGACTCTTCCCGGGAATGACGCCTATCCAAACGGTACTCGTCTCGTAGATGCCGATCCGTCTCCTTCGGTGGACGAAACGGCCAACGGATCCGCCGTGATCGAAACGTACACAGTCGATTTCAACCGCGACAACACACCGGCACGGGCATACGTCATCGGCCGACTCGAGAATGGACACCGCTTCCTAGCAAACCACGGCGATGCGCAGACACTTGCGCAAATGGCATCGTGGACAGAAGAATCAATCGGCAAAACAGGCCTCGTGAAGACGGAGCACGGACGGAACTTATTCTTTTTGCAGCGGGCTTCACTGTAG
- a CDS encoding uncharacterized protein (COG:S;~EggNog:ENOG410PID4;~TransMembrane:7 (o6-29i41-61o83-106i118-139o164-189i201-221o227-250i)) — MSRPDVGHVVGWYICTIAAFVFMLARLVVRWTQFHKFYVDDFLIALSVGGLIATLGIQHYMFDNGMSEMQNATKQETINMMKMIIPGSILYITSLWLIKAAMVIFYKRLADRTRYQTIYNITLGLLAATWATIFFHIIFKCYPPDRLWDLDHPERTCPAYQDKVAFWLMVLLNIFSDVFIICLPISQVVRIKMPFKQKLGVLSIFLLGFFVVISSIIRAIYSSKNEQLITCTVSMIETAIATIASCLPVLRTLFFGSRSRSNTGTGTGSRSRSRTFELSFGQSQSTTHKAATSVSAERPRSQWEWEWQRMQSLQDESEDELVKNGNNNGRVTPRMGIAVTTEYEVGR; from the exons ATGTCGCGTCCGGACGTCGGACATGTG GTCGGATGGTACATATGTACCATCGCGGCGTTTGTGTTCATGCTCGCGCGGCTGGTCGTGCGATGGACACAATTCCACAAGTTCTACGTGGATGATTTCCTGATCGCGCTGTCGGTGGGAGGTCTTATTGCGACGTTGGGGATTCAGCATTACATGTTTGACAATG GCATGTCCGAAATGCAAAATGCAACCAAACAAGAAACAATCAACATGATGAAAATGATCATTCCCGGCTCCATCCTCTACATCACTTCCCTCTGGCTCATCAAAGCCGCAATGGTCATTTTCTACAAACGTCTCGCCGACCGCACGCGCTACCAGACTATCTACAACATCACCCTCGGCCTCCTGGCCGCGACATGGGCGACCATCTTCTTCCATATCATATTCAAGTGCTACCCGCCGGATCGGTTGTGGGATCTTGATCATCCGGAAAGGACGTGTCCGGCATATCAGGATAAAGTGGCTTTTTGGCTGATGGTGCTGCTGAACATCTTTAGTGATGTGTTTATCATCTGTCTGCCGATTTCGCAAGTCGTTAGGATTAAGATGCCGTTCAAGCAGAAGCTGGGCGTGCTCAGTattttcctcctcggttttTTCGTCGTTATTTCTAGCA TAATCCGCGCCATCTACTCCTCCAAAAACGAACAATTAATCACCTGCACCGTCTCCATGATCGAAACTGCCATCGCCACAATTGCCTCCTGTCTCCCCGTTCTGCGCACCCTATTCTTCGGCTCACGATCGCGTTCCAacaccggcaccggcaccggAAGTCGCAGCCGGAGTCGCACGTTTGAATTATCCTTCGGACAGTCACAATCGACGACGCATAAGGCTGCGACGAGCGTTTCGGCAGAGCGGCCGAGGAGTCAGTGGGAGTGGGAGTGGCAGCGGATGCAGAGCTTGCAGGATGAGAGTGAGGACGAGTTGGTCAAAAATGGAAATAATAATGGGAGGGTTACGCCGAGGATGGGGATTGCGGTTACGACGGAGTATGAGGTTGGTCGTTAG
- a CDS encoding uncharacterized protein (COG:T;~EggNog:ENOG410PM9K;~InterPro:IPR019826,IPR002018,IPR029058;~MEROPS:MER0030934;~PFAM:PF00135): MGLLWDIVDRALCIAVTTTALWTGHVGICQGEPTVRLDQGLVRGFEDNGTYVFLGVPFAETTGGENRWKAPQGVSTSVTKEIDATRYGPSCAQAMSGNAIVAQSEDCLNLNVWTPTSGTDLPVFVYIYGGAMVTGGNSNAQWQGYNFARKDVIYVNINYRESIFASPAAPELEGSSESQNFGILDVELALDWVIDNIHAFGGDKSRIVIAGHSSGGVHVDHYLWNHPDTTIAGAMELSANVKSGPAYAPYGVALSQVAEDVQASGVTLDCDARNPTLDCLRKVDTYALQTSNFNSTTNTWFSPVVDNITRYSDYEGRYAQGKFPTSVPLLVGNSDREGALFANVYSFENTNFSYWINTFDADLAYVPDDVLVNAYNETDYGSVSAMSGASYGDARFFCPTDYMINLRASSQPVWVYRWFGQYENVLGTGLAASHGSEVPFFHGGNECFSKLSDVTDAEQALADNMNDWLVAWVKNPSAGPGWDRATPENGPLAKIGVPGNELEIEMGLTGEFNSRCQSVYKEYIPGYPVVQSPE, translated from the exons ATGGGTTTGCTCTGGGACATTGTCGATCGCGCCCTTTGCATCGCCGTGACGACTACAGCACTATGGACTGGGCATGTTGGGATATGTCAGGGGGAGCCGACGGTTCGTCTGGATCAGGGTCTCGTGCGCGGATTCGAGGATAACGGCACGTATGTCTTCTTGGGTGTTCCGTTTGCTGAGACGACTGGAGGGGAGAATCGGTGGAAGGCGCCGCAGGGGGTGTCAACTTCGGTGACGAAGGAGATTGATGCGACGCGGTATGGGCCGAGTTGTGCGCAGGCTATGTCCGGGAATGCTATTGTTGCGCAGAGCGAGGACTGCTTGAATCTTAAC GTATGGACGCCAACCAGCGGCACCGACCTGCCCGTTTTCGTCTACATCTACGGCGGTGCGATGGTTACCGGCGGAAACAGCAATGCGCAATGGCAGGGGTACAACTTTGCGCGGAAGGATGTTATTTATGTGAACATCAACTATCGCGAGTCGATTTTTGCGTCGCCGGCTGCGCCCGAATTGGAGGGGTCATCCGAGTCGCAGAATTTCGGTATCCTGGATGTTGAATTGGCTCTGGATTGGGTTATAGATAATATCCACGCATTCGGCGGTGATAAGAGTCGGATTGTGATTGCCGGTCATTCTTCGGGTGGTGTTCAT GTCGACCACTACCTCTGGAATCACCCCGACACCACCATCGCGGGTGCGATGGAATTGTCGGCGAATGTCAAATCCGGCCCTGCGTACGCTCCCTACGGCGTGGCTCTGTCCCAGGTCGCAGAGGATGTCCAGGCCAGCGGCGTGACCCTGGACTGCGACGCCAGgaacccgaccctcgactgTCTGCGAAAGGTAGACACATATGCCCTACAGACAAGCAACTTCAACTCCACCACAAACACCTGGTTCTCCCCGGTCGTGGACAACATTACCAGGTACTCCGACTACGAAGGGCGCTACGCGCAGGGCAAATTCCCAACGTCGGTGCCGCTGCTAGTCGGAAATTCTGACAGAGAAGGTGCACTCTTCGCTAACGTGTATTCTTTCGAGAACACGAATTTCAGCTACTGGATCAACACCTTCGACGCGGATCTCGCGTACGTCCCTGACGATGTGCTCGTGAATGCTTACAACGAAACGGATTACGGCTCCGTCTCGGCCATGAGCGGTGCGTCCTACGGCGACGCGCGCTTCTTCTGTCCTACAGACTACATGATTAACCTGCGCGCATCGTCCCAACCAGTCTGGGTATACCGCTGGTTCGGACAATACGAAAATGTCCTAGGCACTGGCCTTGCGGCCTCTCACGGTAGCGAAGTCCCCTTCTTCCACGGCGGAAACGAGTGTTTCTCAAAACTCTCCGACGTAACGGACGCCGAACAGGCGCTCGCGGACAACATGAATGATTGGCTCGTGGCGTGGGTCAAGAATCCCAGCGCTGGGCCCGGGTGGGACCGTGCCACGCCGGAGAATGGGCCGTTGGCTAAGATTGGGGTTCCTGGGAATGAGCTGGAGATCGAGATGGGCTTGACTGGGGAGTTTAACTCTCGGTGCCAGAGTGTGTATAAGGAGTACATTCCTGGATATCCGGTTGTGCAGAGTCCGGAGTAG
- a CDS encoding FAD-binding oxidoreductase (COG:C;~EggNog:ENOG410PK95;~InterPro:IPR006094,IPR040165,IPR036318,IPR016166, IPR016169;~PFAM:PF01565;~TransMembrane:2 (o447-465i477-499o);~go_function: GO:0016491 - oxidoreductase activity [Evidence IEA];~go_function: GO:0050660 - flavin adenine dinucleotide binding [Evidence IEA];~go_function: GO:0071949 - FAD binding [Evidence IEA];~go_process: GO:0055114 - oxidation-reduction process [Evidence IEA]) gives MEQHAEKVIEISSKARYFHDRCWGFQIYNGSTQCTRGPSKTRTNTIDIRSLSRVLHVDTDERVALVEPNVPMAKLVAATLPYDLIPPVITGLPSLTAGSAYTDTSGASSSFRHGFFDRTVNWIEIVSANGQVMRASTTENADLFYGAAASLGTLGIVTLLEIQLVPAKPYVRLEYRPVSSVSQAISGIQRYTTDTDCQYLDGIMYSRDKGVLCAGYLSDRPAESTSVQRFTRLTDPWFYIHAEEISSRGNPAEEYIPLVDYLSRYDHGGFWAGKWALDNLFHVSPMYHTMHKGGHFGKNTIQNVAVPYKNAHELIDHLDDSFGRYPIWLCPVRQATSSPDGLKVHGLMAQLHPTESTLKDPKILLSIGTWGPRPGTEKGFGEFDRSVERKVLTLGGQKWPYAGTYYTEEEFWSLYDQKHSEQLRRKYNATYLPTLYEESRVRIAEQGWMEMWLLSGLYGLIHSAVRTEYLLGQKKRLNVISGDMAAWFIFLVAGLYYVVTGGGI, from the coding sequence ATGGAGCAACACGCAGAAAAAGTGATCGAGATCTCCTCGAAGGCGAGATATTTCCACGATCGTTGTTGGGGATTTCAGATTTATAATGGCTCGACACAGTGTACCAGGGGGCCATCCAAGACTCGGACCAACACCATCGACATCCGCTCTCTCAGCCGCGTGCTACATGTCGATACTGACGAGAGAGTAGCCCTTGTCGAGCCCAATGTACCAATGGCCAAGCTTGTCGCGGCTACCTTACCATATGACTTGATTCCGCCAGTGATAACGGGGCTCCCGAGCCTCACGGCCGGGAGCGCATATACAGACACATCCGGGGCAAGCAGTTCATTTCGACACGGGTTCTTTGACCGAACAGTGAACTGGATCGAGATTGTGTCCGCGAACGGGCAAGTCATGAGGGCGTCGACGACAGAGAATGCGGATTTGTTTTACGGTGCCGCGGCATCGCTTGGAACGCTAGGTATTGTGACACTGCTGGAGATACAACTGGTCCCAGCGAAGCCGTATGTCCGGTTGGAATATCGACCTGTATCTTCAGTGTCGCAGGCTATATCTGGGATCCAGCGGTATACCACCGACACCGATTGCCAGTACCTTGACGGTATTATGTATAGCCGTGATAAAGGTGTCCTTTGTGCAGGCTATTTAAGCGACAGACCCGCCGAGTCCACATCGGTGCAACGTTTCACGCGCTTAACAGACCCATGGTTCTATATACACGCGGAGGAGATTTCGTCCAGGGGTAACCCTGCGGAGGAGTACATCCCGCTAGTCGATTATCTCTCTCGGTACGACCATGGAGGCTTCTGGGCTGGCAAGTGGGCATTGGACAACCTCTTCCATGTTAGTCCTATGTATCATACGATGCATAAAGGCGGTCATTTCGGAAAAAACACAATCCAAAACGTTGCGGTACCTTACAAGAATGCGCATGAATTAATCGACCACCTGGATGATTCCTTCGGACGGTATCCTATCTGGCTCTGCCCAGTCCGACAAGCCACATCCAGTCCCGACGGCCTCAAAGTTCATGGACTAATGGCCCAGCTTCATCCGACAGAATCAACTCTAAAAGATCCCAAAATTCTCCTCAGCATCGGCACCTGGGGCCCGCGACCCGGAACTGAGAAGGGATTTGGCGAATTTGATCGCTCAGTAGAACGCAAAGTACTTACCCTTGGCGGTCAGAAGTGGCCATACGCGGGAACATACTACACAGAAGAAGAATTCTGGTCCCTATATGACCAGAAACACTCTGAGCAATTACGTCGGAAGTACAATGCTACATACCTACCGACGTTGTATGAGGAGTCGCGTGTCCGAATAGCAGAGCAAGGCTGGATGGAAATGTGGCTGTTGAGCGGGTTGTATGGGTTGATACATTCAGCTGTGCGGACGGAGTATCTTCTTGGTCAGAAGAAGAGATTGAATGTAATCTCGGGGGATATGGCGGCATGGTTCATCTTTTTGGTTGCTGGGTTGTATTATGTTGTGACGGGAGGTGGAATTTGA
- a CDS encoding uncharacterized protein (COG:S;~EggNog:ENOG410PNGJ), giving the protein MRVMGLLGACGLATAFSLYRLVLVLKEGSTPDQTILFMCHFVRVCLHLCPSSEQDLTLARNAEGGVGLICACLPVLNSLLAHYQRSYLSQKYYTQSSDAQLGYRKSGNNSRSASRWEPPTPFNDQIHLISFVGTPYATRSAHTEDGIRKTVALEQTVDSAGSADSASADGASR; this is encoded by the coding sequence ATGCGTGTCATGGGTCTTCTCGGCGCCTGTGGCCTGGCCACAGCGTTTAGTCTGTATCgtctggtgctggtgctgaaagAGGGCAGCACGCCGGACCAGACTATTCTCTTTATGTGTCATTTTGTCCGGGTATGTCTCCACCTTTGCCCCTCTAGCGAGCAGGATCTGACTTTAGCCAGAAATGCCGAGGGCGGTGTTGGATTGATCTGTGCTTGTCTCCCTGTCCTCAATTCGCTGCTCGCCCATTACCAAAGGAGCTACTTGTCACAAAAGTACTACACCCAAAGCTCAGATGCGCAGCTGGGCTATCGGAAGTCGGGCAACAACTCCAGATCCGCGTCCCGCTGGGAACCACCAACACCTTTCAATGATCAAATCCATTTGATATCCTTTGTCGGTACGCCATATGCGACCAGATCTGCACATACGGAGGATGGCATCAGGAAGACAGTGGCGCTGGAGCAAACCGTCGACAGTGCTGGTAGTGCAGATAGTGCCAGTGCCGATGGTGCGAGCCGCTAG
- a CDS encoding uncharacterized protein (COG:S;~EggNog:ENOG410PWJ8) — protein MPQKHDESQVILALQAMQNDKNLSARAAGRIYHVDHVKLSRRRRGMQSRCNISANSRKLTDLEESTIVEHILDLDSKGFPPRLSGVEDMANRLPTTHNARRGTRWGKLG, from the coding sequence atgcctcagaaacatgatgaaagccaagtaatattggcccttcaagctatgcaaaatgataaaaatctaagcgctcgagccgctggcaggatctatcacgtggatcatgtgaagcttagtcgccgccggcgtggcatgcaatcacgatgcaatatatcagccaattcacggaagctcactgatctagaggaatcaacgattgtcgaacacatacttgatctagattccaaagggtttcctcctcggttgtctggtgtggaagatatggccaaccgactaccgactactcacaacgcgcgacgcgggacgcgttggggtaaactgggctag
- a CDS encoding uncharacterized protein (COG:S;~EggNog:ENOG410PYR8) — protein sequence MALLSSNKWYKGYLQKVANGSLELPAYDLNPDGTIKIYYGEVFCRVEDCSRAQARFS from the exons ATGGCTTTACTGAGCAGTAAT AAGTGGTATAAAGGATACTTGCAAAAGGTTGCCAATGGCAGCCTTGAACTTCCTGCGTACGACCTG AACCCAGACGGAACCATCAAGATCTACTACGGCGAAGTCTTTTGTCGGGTGGAGGATTGTTCCCGTGCCCAGGCGAGATTTTCTTAG
- a CDS encoding uncharacterized protein (COG:S;~EggNog:ENOG410PYR8): protein MLGAEAEVPSAIGSRSEAEDEEEHEDEEEGEEEGEEEGEKEGTDGEEASERPPLPMKKNGSVHVTDMRKQVVLMGHKIPCSTCGNRNDCCKDMESCEYFHLFQHDMD, encoded by the exons ATGTTGGGGGCTGAGGCTGAGGTGCCCAGTGCCATTGGATCCAGGTCTGAGGcagaagacgaggaggaacatgaggatgaggaggaag GTGAGGAGGAAGGTGAGGAGGAAGGTGAGAAGGAAGGGacagatggagaagaagcatCAGAGAGACCTCCTTTGCCAATGAAGAAGAACGGGAGT GTGCATGTGACAGACATGCGAAAGCAGGTGGTCCTCATGGGCCATAAGATCCCCTGTTCCACTTGTGGCAATCGTAATGATTGCTGTAAGGACATGGAGAGCTGTGAATACTTCCATCTCTTTCAGCATGACATGGACTAG